Proteins encoded within one genomic window of Tigriopus californicus strain San Diego chromosome 12, Tcal_SD_v2.1, whole genome shotgun sequence:
- the LOC131891900 gene encoding innexin inx2-like: MAHLVGDLAKYFQLDEINIDNWHFKLYYKGCVILFFAGSMVGVLSQYFGDPINCDFTTIDSDVASDYCWIHGSSYIPPEYQPHMKCIVDLDGVVSEDDAPDTSYYQWVVFMQVFQAGMFLFPYKLWSHFEGGLLASFGKDGKSAIMLTAEVRRADDEDGIVMEIVAEKFVNFFKSILHHNQWYFAKYLFCEFLNFLFLFLNFWATDRFLHGKFRYYGIEALQYSTLTRAEQRVSVSPYCAIFPTEVSCTVPNVGAAGGEQHHNGMCVLTQNIINEKIYLAIWFYLAFVLVVSFCYMVFRIFTLFFDRLRFVMLYSKIRNDYDKDIRDALEYVLSKCYLGDWFVLHQLSKNVNVYFFRCFVKELRNELKNRPKRSRAQRKEDGKEDSKSFNHSFKNGEKDSLMMEKYSGQ; the protein is encoded by the exons ATGGCACATCTAGTCGGCGATCTCGCCAAATACTTCCAGTTGGATGAAATCAACATTGACAACTGGCATTTCAAGCTGTATTATAAAGGTTGCGTGATCTTATTCTTCGCTGGTTCTATGGTGGGAGTCCTCAGCCAATACTTTGGCGATCCCATTAACTGCGACTTCACCACCATCGATTCAGATGTGGCGTCGGATTATTGCTGGATTCACGGATCCAGTTACATACCCCCCGAGTACCAACCCCACATGAAATGTATTGTCGACTTGGATGGAGTCGTGAGCGAGGATGATGCTCCAGACACGTCTTATTACCAATGGGTGGTATTCATGCAGGTGTTCCAAGCGGGCATGTTCCTCTTCCCCTACAAATTGTGGAGCCATTTCGAAGGAGGCTTGCTGGCCTCTTTTGGCAAAGATGGCAAATCTGCCATCATGCTCACTGCCGAAGTTCGTCGAGCAGACGATGAGGATGGGATCGTAATGGAGATCGTGGCCGAGAAGTTCGtcaactttttcaaatctatACTCCACCACAATCAATGGTACTTTGCCAAGTATCTCTTCTGTGAGTTCCTGaactttttgttcctctttttgaacttttgggcCACGGATCGATTCCTTCATGGGAAATTCCGCTACTATGGCATCGAAGCCCTCCAATATTCCACACTGACCAGAGCCGAGCAGCGAGTCTCCGTGAGTCCTTATTGCGCCATTTTTCCCACCGAGGTCAGTTGTACTGTTCCAAATGTGGGTGCTGCTGGAGGCGAGCAACATCATAATGGCATGTGTGTCCTCACTCAAAACATTATCAATGAGAAGATCTATCTGGCCATTTGGTTCTACTTGGCCTTTGTCCTGGTGGTGTCGTTTTGCTACATGGTGTTCCGGATCTTCACCCTGTTCTTTGACCGACTCCGATTTGTTATGTTGTATAGCAAAATCCGGAATGATTATGACAAGGATATCCGAGATGCCTTGGAGTACGTGTTGTCCAAGTGCTATCTGGGCGATTGGTTCGTCCTCCACCAGTTGAGCAAGAACGTCAATGTGTACTTCTTCCGATGCTTCGTCAAAGAACTCCGGAACGAACTCAAGAACCGCCCCAAGAGGTCTCGAGCTCAACGAAAAGAGGACGGAAAAGAAGACTCGAAG AGCTTTAACCATTCCTTCAAGAATGGCGAAAAGGATTCGTTGATGATGGAGAAATACTCTGGCCAATAA